ATGCCGAGCGGCGAGCTGCGCCTGGGCGCCAACCCCAACGCCAACGGTGGGCTTCTCCGCACGCCCCTTGAGCTGCCCGACGTTCGCAAGTACGAGGTCCCCGTCGCCGAGAAGGGCCACGGCTTTGGCGCCACGGAGGCCACGCGCGTCCTGGGCGAGTACACGGCCGAGCTCATCAACAATAACCGCGACAGCTTCCGCATCTTTGGCCCGGACGAGACGGCCTCCAACCGCCTGCAGCCTTCCTACCAGGTGACGGACAAGCAGTGGTTCGGCGGTGGCGTGTACGACGACCCGGCTAACGATGAGCACCTCTCTCCGGTGGGCAACGTCATCGAGCAGCTCTCCGAGCACCAGTGCGAGGGGCTTCTGGAGGGCTATCTGCTCACCGGCCGCAACGGGCTGTGGTCGTCGTACGAGTCGTTCGTGCACATCGTGGACTCGATGGTCAATCAGCACTGCAAGTGGCTCGAGGCCACCGTGCGCCACATCGACTGGAGAAAGCCCATCTCGGGCCTCAACATGCTCATGTCGAGCCACGTCTGGCGCCAGGACCACAACGGCTTCTCTCATCAGGACCCCGGCTTCGTGGACATCCTACTCAACAAGTCGTTCAACAACGATCACGTGGTCAACATCTACTACCCGGCCGACGCCAACCAGCTCCTGGCCGTGGCCGAGCGCGCCTACACGTCCACGAACTGCGTGAACGCCATCTTTGCCGGCAAGCAGCCGGCGCCCACGTGGCAGACGCTTGACGAGGCCCGCGAGGAGCTCTCGGTGGGCGCGGCCGAGTGGACGTGGGCATCCAACACCGCCACCGGCGAGGAGCCCGACATCGTCCTGGCCTGCTGCGGGGACGTGCCCACGGGCGAGGCCGTGGCCGCGCTTGACCTCCTGGACCAGCTGGGCGTGAAGGTGCGCCTGGTGAACGTGCTGGACCTGCTCAAGATCCAGAACGCCTCCGAGAACGACGAGGCCATGAGCGACGAGAAGTTCGTCGAGCTCTTCACCGCCGACAAGCCCGTGCTCTTTGCGTTCCACGCCTATCCCGGCACGGTCCGCCGCCTCATCTGGGAGCGCCCCAACCACGACGCCTTCAACGTCCACGGCTACCAGGAGCAGGGCTCCACGACCACGCCGTACGACATGCTGCGCCTGAACGACATGGACCGCTGGGCCCTGGCCGCCGACGCGCTGCGCATGATCGACGCTTCGAAGTGGGCCGACCAGATCGCGGAGTGGGAGCAGTTCCGCCTGGACGCGTTCCAGTTTGCCGTCGACAACGGCTACGACCACCCGGCCTTCACCGACTGGAAGTGGCATGGTGCCTCCGACGCCGGCGAGGTCACGAGTGCGACCAAGATGACCGCGGGCGATAACGAGTAGGAAGCGCTCGCAGGACGTGCTCTTAGGCGCCCCCGCACCTTGTCTGGCTCATTGCGCTTGCGCGCAAAAGCGCCCGACAAGGGTGCGGGGGCGCGGCGTGTCGAGCGAAGGGCGCTTAGCAACGAGAAGGGCACGTCCAGTTTAAACATCCTTTGCAATAAAGGGCTGATAATCACCCCACTGCAACTGAAAACGTTTACCATATCTGTTTAAAAGCGGACGACCTCGCGAAGAAGCGGACGGTGGGTATGAAGAGCGTGGGCGTGCGAGAGATCAGCAGGAAGACGGGCTTCTCGCCGGCCACGGTCTCGAACGCGCTCAACCACAAGCGCAGCGTCAACAAGGAGACCGCCAAGACCATCATGCGCGTGGCCTTGGAGCTGGGCTATCAGCGACCGGGCAAGCTCAGCCAGATTCGTTTTGTCCTGGCGAGAAAGAACGGCAAGGTCCTCGACGAGGGGACGTTTCATCCCGGCGTCATCGAGGGGGTGGAGCGCCAGGCGAGCGCCAACGGGCTGCAGACGGCCTTCACGACGATCGAGCTCGCCAACCGCGAGTCCGCCGCGCGTCAGGCCTATGACATCACGCACGAGGCCGGGGGCGGCGTCGTGCTTCTGGGCACGGAGATGGCCGAGGATGACTACAACCTGTTCAAGGACCCCGTGGTTCCCTTCGTGGTCGTGGACGGATGGAGCGACCACCTGTTCTTTGAGTGTCTCGTCACCTCGAACGAGACCTCGGCGTTTCGTGCCGTGAGCTATCTGACCAACATGGGCCATCGCGAGATCGGCTACATAGCGGGCGGCTACCGCATCAAGAACTTTCCCCTGCGCGAACGTGGGTATCGCAGAGCCCTGCGCGAGGCGGGCCTGACGGCCAATCCGGACTTTCGCGTGGAGGTAGGAACCACGGTCGGATCGGCCCACGAGGCCATGCGCGCGTGGCTGGACACGCGGCCCGTGCTCCCCACGGCGTTTTTCGTGGAGAACGACATCATGGCACTTGGCTGCATGCGCGCGATGACGGAGTTTGGCATCAAGATTCCCGACGACGTGTCCATGTTTGGCTTCGATGACCTCACGTTTGCGAGCATCGCCAACCCGCCGCTCTCCACGATGCGCGTCCCTACGCGTGAGCTCGGCGAGCTGGCCGTGGCCACGCTCATCGACCGCATCAACAACCCGCGCACCTTCACGAGCGTCACGCACCTCTCGACTGAGTTCGTGGAGCGCCAGAGCGTCTGTCGCCTCTAGGCATCGTGCCCCTGCGCGGCTGCGTGCTCTCGTGTAATCTAAACATCACTAAACACTTTTGTACTATTAGTAGTAAAAAAATAACTAAACACTTGCTCAAATGACCGCTCACGGGCAAAAACTGACCTCTAGCGGCAGTGGGCTAAGAACTCTCGCTACGCAGAAGGTACAACAGTATCAAGAGGTACGAGCTGGGAGAGAAAAGCTCCTGTCTTCCATTTCTGCGGGGCAGAACAGGAGATAGACAGACAGACTGCTTTCCATCGCTTGTGCGCTTGAAATATCACACTACCTGAGGTTCATTTAGTCGGCACACAGAGAGGCAGCTCGCGCGGACCGTTTCTTTGGGGTTAAGTAAGCACAAAACGAGTGTTTACTTATTGTTTTGTATCCGGTCAACGGATACCGAGACTGAGCCGGCGGGGAAGCGCTGGCACAAAGGGAAAGGGAAGGGGAAGGACATGGGCAAGAGCATTTCAAGAAGGAACTTTTTGAGGAGCAGCGCGGTAACGGCTGGGCTGGGCTCGATGGCGCTCCTGGCTGGCTGCAGCGGAAGCGATTCCTCTGGTGACGCCACGGGCGGCTCCAGCGACGGGGGCGACGTCAAGATCGGCGTCTCCATCTGGAGCTCGACCGACGCCCTCGGCAAGCTCTCCGTCGAGATCATCCAAAAGGCGGCCGACATCCTTGGCGTCGAGATCACCACGGTTGACCAGGGTCACGTCTCGGAGCAGGTCACGGCCTCCATCGAGACGCTTTGCGCCGCCGGCTGCAACGGCATCGTCGTCTGCAACTCCGCCGACTCCGAGATGACCTCCTGCATCAACACCTGCGACGAGAACGAGGTCTACCTCGCCCAGTTCTACCGCATGATCAACAAGGACAATAGCCCCGACGTCTACGGCGTTGCCGAGAGTTCCAAGTACTACGTCGGCGCCGTCCACGAGGACGAGGTCGGCAACGGCGAGAAGCTCGTCGAGATGCTCACCGCCGACAACGACCAGGCCTACGAGGGCATCCAGAAGGGCGCCCGCAACATCAAGCTCGAGGCTTGGACCGTCGGCGACGCCACCTTCCAGGAGCGCTGGAAGGGCTATCAGTCCGGTATCGAGAAGTGGAACTCCGCCAACCCGAGCGATCCGGCGACCCTGTCCGACCCGGTCTACGCCAACACCTCCTCCTCCGAGGGAGCCAACGTCACGCAGCAGTTCTACAACACCGATCCCGACATGGATGCCCTCATCATTGCTGGTGGTGGCGGCGACCCGCTCGTGGGTTCGGTCGGACAGCTCAAGAACATGGGCCTCACGGGCAAGATTCGCGTGGCGTCCACGGACTTCCTCGACGACCTGAAGGAGCAGCTCGAGACCGGCGGCATGTACTGCGAGTCGGGCGGGCACTTCTGCGACCCGCTCTACGCGTTCCTCATGGTCTACAACGCCTGCAAGGCCAAGGAGGGCTACGTCCCCGAGGCAGGCAGCTTTGGCAAGGAGATCAAGTTCCCCTACGTGTTCGTCTCGTCCGTCGCCGAGTACGAGGACTACGAGAAGTACTTCGTCGACGAGGCTCCCTACACCGACGATGAGATCAAAGAGCTCGCCGACAAAAGCTTCGACGACCTCGACACGGCCGCCACCTCACTGTCCATCGAGGACGTCAAGACGCGTCACGCATAGAACCGCCGCTCTTTCCTCGCGGGGGCGATCCTCTGGGACCGCCCCCGTCCCCTTGGAAAGCGTGCTCGCGTGAAAGGATCGGTGAATGGAACTTCTCAAGAAAGCGTCGAAGAGCCAGTGGTTCGGCGTGGGCCTCCTGCTTGTCATCACGGCCGTGTGCTGGGCACTCTTCAAGGCGCTGACACCCGGCACCTTTGGCTCGCCGGACCAGATACTCACGTACCTGCAGACGGGCCTCATCTATGCCGTGGGGGGCTGCGGCCTGTACTTCATCGTGGTCATGGGCCTCTGGGACTTCTCGATCGGGTCGGTGCTCGTGCTGTCGTGCCTTCTGTCCATTGGTTTCTCGCAGATGTTCGGCATCGCGGGCCTCGTCGTCGCCCCGATCCTGTGCGGCGCGCTCCTGGGCGCCCTCAACGGACTTGCCTACATCAAGCTGCGCATTCCGTCCCTGATCGTCACGGTGGGCCTCTCGCTCATCTATGAGTCTTTGAGCGTCTTTGCGGCAGACTGGGCCGGAACGCGTCTAGGCGACGCCTACAAGCTCTTCGGTTCGTATCCCGTCAACCTCGTTCCGGCGATTCTCGCCTTCTTACTCTGCGGCTTCATCTTGAAGTACACGAAGCTCGGCACGTACGTTAACGCCATCGGGGCCAACGAGCTCACGGCCAAGAACATGGGCGTGAACGTTGACAAGTACAAGTTCCTTGCCTTCGTGCTCTGCTCGATGTTCGTGGGCATCATGTCCATTCTCTACATTGGGTACGGCACCGCCCAGACCCCCATGACCGGTATGCTCTCGCAGTCGCTGAACTTCAAACCGCTCATGGGGACGTTCTTTGGCGTGGCGTTCAAGAAGTACGGACACCCCGTCGCGGCCATCGTCATCGGTGAGTTCATCATCTCGATGATGTTCGCGGGCTTCGTCGCCCTGGGCATGCCCGTTACGGTCAACAACGTGGTCACGGGTATCACGCTGCTGCTCATCATCTGTTTCACCACCAAGCGCGTCAAGGGCGCCATCGTCAAGTAGGGGAGGGAACCTCATGGATAGGAAGCTTTTGCTACACGCCGAGAACATCGACAAGAAGTTTGGCCCCACGCACGCCGTGAAGGAGGTCTCCCTCGACTTCTACGAGGGCGAGATTCATGCCCTCATCGGGGAGAACGGGTCCGGAAAGTCCACGTTCACCAACATGCTGACGGGAATTTTGCCCATTGGGTCCGGCACCTTCACGCTTGAGGGCGAGCAGGTGGCGCCCAAAAACCAGGTCGACGCCAACCTTCGAGGCATCGCGATCGTCGTCCAGGAGACGGGCACGCTCTCGGGCCTCACGGTTGCCGAAAACCTGTTCTTGGGCAACGAGGACCAGTTCATGCGCCATGGCCTCAAGGACACGAGTGCCATGAACCGGAAGGCCCAGGAGCTTCTGGGCTCCTATGGCCTCGACTACATCAAGGCCACGAGCGCCATCGACCGCTACGACTTCGAGGACCGCAAGCTCGTGGAGATCGTCCGCTCGACGTGGTTTGACCCCAAGGTGCTCGTGGTGGATGAGACCACGACAGCCTTGTCCCAGAAGGGACGCGACAAGCTGTTCGAGGTCATGCGGCACCAGCGCGATCTGGGTCACTGCGTCATCTTCATCTCGCACGACATGGGCGAGGTCCTTGCGATGTCCGATCGGATCTCTATTCTGCGCGACGGCGACTACATCACGACCGTGGAGCGCTCCGAGGTCGACGAGGAGAAGCTCAAGACCCTCATGGTGGGCCGCCAGATGGATGACCACTACTACCGCACGGACTACCCCGACTACACCACGGAGCCCATCGGCGAGGTCGCGGTGTTCGTGCAGAACGTGAGCGTGCCCGGCCATCTCGATGACGTGTCGCTTGACCTGCACAAGGGTGAGATCCTGGGTATCGGCGGTCTGTCCGAGTGCGGCATGCACGAGCTGGGTAAGGCCATCTTTGGAGCCTCGTACGACCGCGCCGGAACGGTCACGCTTGCCAATCGCGTCGAGGTCAATGACATCAACACGGCCATCGACCACTCTATGGCCTACACCTCGCGAGATCGTGACAACGAGTCCCTGCTCATCAACGACACGATTGAGGACAACATCACGTTGCCGTCGATGCGTGACATGGGCATGGTCTTGTCCGACAAGAAGCTGCGCTCCTTCGCCCAAAAGTACGCTGACGTCATGAGCATAAAGATGGTTGGCGTGGATCAGACGGTGTCAGCACTCTCGGGTGGCAACAAGCAGAAGGTCGTGCTCGCACGCTGGCTTGGCAAGCAGAGCGACATCCTCATCCTCGACTCTCCTACGCGTGGCATCGACATCAAGGTCAAGGCTGCCATCTACTCGCTGCTCGAGGAGATGCGCAACCAGGACAAGGCGATTCTCATCATCTCCGAGGAGATCATGGAGCTCATAGGCATGTGCGATCGCATTTACGTCATGAAAGACGGCAAGCTCAACGGGCAGCTCTTCCGCAGCCCCGAGCTCTGCGAGCAAGATCTCATCTCAAAGATGGTCTAGGAGGCGAAAGATGACAACTTCTGAAACGGCACTGGACCCCAAGGGGGGAGCTCCCCTGGCGGGGGCGGGCGAGAAGAAACGCTTCGATGCCTCTGCGCTTCGCAATGCGCTTCCGCTCATCGGCTTCGTCGTGATCGT
This is a stretch of genomic DNA from Thermophilibacter immobilis. It encodes these proteins:
- a CDS encoding phosphoketolase, whose product is MAQSVIGTPWHRLNEAVPEEELKGVDRYWRTANYLSVGQIYLRSNPLMREGFSREDVKHRLVGHWGTTPGINFLMGHVNRLIADHQQNAVFLMGPGHGGPAGTAQSLLDGTYREVRPDITNDEAGLQKFFRQFSYPGGIPSHFAPETPGSIHEGGELGYVLSHAYGAVLDNPSLLAVAVVGDGEAETGPLATSWQTNKFMDPLTDGIVLPILHLNGYKIANPTILARISDGERDEFFRGMGYHPYNFVAGFDDEDHASIHRRFAALLEAVFNEICDIKSRAAAGEASRPFYPMIVFRTPKGWTCPKTIDGKKTEGSWRAHQVPLASARDTPEHFEVLHGWLESYDPEELFNDRGQIRPEVTAFMPSGELRLGANPNANGGLLRTPLELPDVRKYEVPVAEKGHGFGATEATRVLGEYTAELINNNRDSFRIFGPDETASNRLQPSYQVTDKQWFGGGVYDDPANDEHLSPVGNVIEQLSEHQCEGLLEGYLLTGRNGLWSSYESFVHIVDSMVNQHCKWLEATVRHIDWRKPISGLNMLMSSHVWRQDHNGFSHQDPGFVDILLNKSFNNDHVVNIYYPADANQLLAVAERAYTSTNCVNAIFAGKQPAPTWQTLDEAREELSVGAAEWTWASNTATGEEPDIVLACCGDVPTGEAVAALDLLDQLGVKVRLVNVLDLLKIQNASENDEAMSDEKFVELFTADKPVLFAFHAYPGTVRRLIWERPNHDAFNVHGYQEQGSTTTPYDMLRLNDMDRWALAADALRMIDASKWADQIAEWEQFRLDAFQFAVDNGYDHPAFTDWKWHGASDAGEVTSATKMTAGDNE
- a CDS encoding LacI family DNA-binding transcriptional regulator, with the translated sequence MKSVGVREISRKTGFSPATVSNALNHKRSVNKETAKTIMRVALELGYQRPGKLSQIRFVLARKNGKVLDEGTFHPGVIEGVERQASANGLQTAFTTIELANRESAARQAYDITHEAGGGVVLLGTEMAEDDYNLFKDPVVPFVVVDGWSDHLFFECLVTSNETSAFRAVSYLTNMGHREIGYIAGGYRIKNFPLRERGYRRALREAGLTANPDFRVEVGTTVGSAHEAMRAWLDTRPVLPTAFFVENDIMALGCMRAMTEFGIKIPDDVSMFGFDDLTFASIANPPLSTMRVPTRELGELAVATLIDRINNPRTFTSVTHLSTEFVERQSVCRL
- a CDS encoding sugar ABC transporter substrate-binding protein — its product is MGKSISRRNFLRSSAVTAGLGSMALLAGCSGSDSSGDATGGSSDGGDVKIGVSIWSSTDALGKLSVEIIQKAADILGVEITTVDQGHVSEQVTASIETLCAAGCNGIVVCNSADSEMTSCINTCDENEVYLAQFYRMINKDNSPDVYGVAESSKYYVGAVHEDEVGNGEKLVEMLTADNDQAYEGIQKGARNIKLEAWTVGDATFQERWKGYQSGIEKWNSANPSDPATLSDPVYANTSSSEGANVTQQFYNTDPDMDALIIAGGGGDPLVGSVGQLKNMGLTGKIRVASTDFLDDLKEQLETGGMYCESGGHFCDPLYAFLMVYNACKAKEGYVPEAGSFGKEIKFPYVFVSSVAEYEDYEKYFVDEAPYTDDEIKELADKSFDDLDTAATSLSIEDVKTRHA
- a CDS encoding ABC transporter permease, coding for MELLKKASKSQWFGVGLLLVITAVCWALFKALTPGTFGSPDQILTYLQTGLIYAVGGCGLYFIVVMGLWDFSIGSVLVLSCLLSIGFSQMFGIAGLVVAPILCGALLGALNGLAYIKLRIPSLIVTVGLSLIYESLSVFAADWAGTRLGDAYKLFGSYPVNLVPAILAFLLCGFILKYTKLGTYVNAIGANELTAKNMGVNVDKYKFLAFVLCSMFVGIMSILYIGYGTAQTPMTGMLSQSLNFKPLMGTFFGVAFKKYGHPVAAIVIGEFIISMMFAGFVALGMPVTVNNVVTGITLLLIICFTTKRVKGAIVK
- a CDS encoding sugar ABC transporter ATP-binding protein → MDRKLLLHAENIDKKFGPTHAVKEVSLDFYEGEIHALIGENGSGKSTFTNMLTGILPIGSGTFTLEGEQVAPKNQVDANLRGIAIVVQETGTLSGLTVAENLFLGNEDQFMRHGLKDTSAMNRKAQELLGSYGLDYIKATSAIDRYDFEDRKLVEIVRSTWFDPKVLVVDETTTALSQKGRDKLFEVMRHQRDLGHCVIFISHDMGEVLAMSDRISILRDGDYITTVERSEVDEEKLKTLMVGRQMDDHYYRTDYPDYTTEPIGEVAVFVQNVSVPGHLDDVSLDLHKGEILGIGGLSECGMHELGKAIFGASYDRAGTVTLANRVEVNDINTAIDHSMAYTSRDRDNESLLINDTIEDNITLPSMRDMGMVLSDKKLRSFAQKYADVMSIKMVGVDQTVSALSGGNKQKVVLARWLGKQSDILILDSPTRGIDIKVKAAIYSLLEEMRNQDKAILIISEEIMELIGMCDRIYVMKDGKLNGQLFRSPELCEQDLISKMV